GACAACCTCTCATGGGTTATGATTATTTCGTCGGAATACTGAGAGGTATGTTTAATGAGATAATCTGCAATTCGATCGTCTATCCCTTTAAAAGCAATCTCTTCTACAAGCTGAGTCACAGTTGACATTTTACGAATAAATAATCCGTATATAAATCTGCTTAACGAATCATATGTATGTATCCAGTTCCGAAAAGTTTCGGCTGGTATGATTAAGGCTTCAACATCACTTTCGATTGCAGCATAAGCCTCATATTCTAAATCACCTAATACGCTAGCTACCATCATTAGACAAACGCCACCGCTATGAACCCGATAGAGGGTAATCTCCCTACCATTTTCTCCAACCCTATAAATGCGTACACAGCCATCCAAAATAAAAATAGCATGGTGTAAGCGATGCCCCTTTGCAAAAGCTACAGGAGTGGTTGGAACTTGCACTATAGAAATATCTGTTCTATTCCATTCCTTAGCTTCAATAGAGGACAGGCAAGGGAAACATTTTATAACTTGATTTAGTTTACTGATCATTTGTTCCTCCTAATCATTATTAAATCTATGTTTAAACAATTTTATTGTAAACTAAATTTTTCCTTTAGACGTGATTGTTCAACAATCTGGCCTTACACATAAAGAAAGAGCACAATTCTGTTGAAGAATCGCGCCCGATTGTTGAAGATTATTTACTATGTATTGTTAAACTAAAGCAGTCAGAATTTAAAAACGATCAGACGATCGAGTATAATTGCTCAAAGCTATTAATTGTGTAATCAGCATAATTATTTTTATCATTTCCCTCAGTAAAATAACAAGCACTTATCCCTGCGTTTTTCCCAGATAATAAATCTAAATCCCTATCACCAATCATTATAGATTCTGAATGAATCATATTATATTTGTTAATTAAGTAATTAATTGCATTAGGACTTGGTTTTCTTTCAAATCCTTGTTTGGATGTAATGAAATCAGAAAAAAAATCATATAAATCATACTTTTTTAGTAATTGGATGGAGGATTCCCCTCGATGCGTAAGTAAATAATTTTTTCTATTAGTTGAGTGAATGTATGTACAGATCTCTTTAATTCCCTCATATGGTCTGGATAGTTCTAATTCGGCCTCTTTTTTTCTTTTTTTATATTTAGTTATAAAATCGTTGTCAATATGATACTTCTTTTCATAGTATCTCAATGCCGATGACGCAGATACCTTCATTTGTTTTACAATTTCCTCTAACGGCTCTTCTATCTCTTTTTCTTTAAGTGCTTCCTTAAATATTTTTGCCATTACTGGGTAGGTATCAAAAAGAGTACCATCAAAATCCCAAATTATGTGATTGTACATTTTAACTCCCCCAAGGTGAACATATAATTTCCATTAATTAAGTCCAGCCCTCCCAATATCCTTTTAATCGATTGAACATGGTATCTCAGTAATCCCCCTAAAAACTTTAATTCCCGGGATTTTTTGTTTACAACTACTGTCAAAAAGCATACTTTATAACACATAGAAAGATAGCTTTAATCTGTCAGTCAAAAGGGGAATCAACTCATTTTGACTTGTTAGTGATACGAAAAGGGATTGCTTCACAATCCCTAATTTGTTAATTTTCTGCTATAGCTGATTTAATTTTATTCATAATTGAGGTGTAATTAGTTGTAAATAATAAATAGTTATTTGTTTTAGTCTGAATTGCAATCCTATCTGTAGTACCATAAGGAGAGCCAATCCTTATTGCATCTTTCTCTTTCCCGGCATATGTATCATCAGATGTGACATTAACAATATCATTAATAGGAATTTCTACTTTTGTTAACTGATGCCTAATTACTAATTCACTACCGACTTTTTCTATATCTATTCCCAACATCGTATTCCCCCTCTGATAAAATAAATACTACTATAATACCATATTTTAGATAATTTTGTATTAATTTCCCTTGTAGAACTAATCACTAAAATCTTTAAATAGCGTTTCTATTTCTTTAATATCATAAAATACTCCATCGCTGATGAATTTTTCAATTTCTACTACGCCATCCTCCATAAACTCAACTTCCCAACGTTGACCAGGCACAACAATTTCAACCATAATAGCTTCGTTTCTAACTTTATTTAGCTTATAAAATATATTACTTTCTTCTAATTTATTAAGGAAATGAATTAACTCCTTAAGTCCCACCAAAACCATCCCCTTTTTCGGGTAATATTTCAGTTTATATTCTAAATCCTTATCGAATGATCCTGCCAGTTACTTTAAGAAAAAATTTCCACAACCTCTATGCTAATACCAATTTACTTTAAATGTGTTATTCCAGAATATGGCCCGATTGCTGAACAATCTTCTTTTTAATTGGACAACAATTTAATTTCTTTAAAACGAATAGTGTCATAACTTTTAAATATTGACACCAACTGTCAGGGCTCAATGATAAATACGGACTGGATTAACTATTACTTACGTGTATAGAAAAATATGGATAATATGGAATGGAGATGATAACATAAAGGATAACAATAATTTCTTAATATTCAATAAGGTTAGGAGGGGGATTAATGTTAGAAATTAAAAATGTGTCAAAAACCTACGATAAAAACACCGCCTTACAAAACGTGAATTTTACTATCCCTAGTGGTGTTTGCTTTGGGTTAATTGGACCAAATGGTGCTGGTAAATCCACATTAATGAAAATTTTAGCTGGTATCATCGAAAAATATGAGGGGGATGTTACTTTTCTAGGGGATGAAATTAAAACCAATTCTCATAAGATAAAAAAACAAATTGGTTATATTCCACAAGATATTGTTTTGAATGAAACTTTAACTGCAATTGATAATCTTGAGTTCTTTGGTTCGGTTAACGGATTGTCATCAAAAGAGGCAAAGATAAAAGCATTGAAAGTATTAGATTTGGTCGGTTTAAAAGATCGAGGAAAAGAAGCAGTTAAAACCTATTCTGGTGGGATGAAAAGAAGGATTAATATCGGGTGTGCTTTAATGCATAATCCTAAGTTTATTATTATGGATGAACCGACTGTGGGTGTGGATCCTCAATCAAGGAATTATATCTTTGAAATCATTCACAAATTAAAAACACAAAACATCACGGTTTTATATTCTAGTCACTATATGGAAGAAATTGAGCATTTATGTGAATATATAGCTTTAATTGATAAGGGCACGGTATTAGAAAATGGTTCGGTACAAGAAGTACTACATAAATATTCTACTCCATCCGTTTACGTTGAGGGGGAGACAATAACGGAAGAAATGTTTACTTCGCTAGGAAATGTATATCTAAAAGGAAACGGGATTGTTGTAGAAAACGATGAAGCTTTAACCTTATTAGAAAAGGTGACAAATCTATTAAAAGAACATCAATTAGAAGTAAATCGTTTAGAAATTGCAAAACCAAACTTAGAAGATATCTTCTTGAAGTTAACCGGAACATCTTTACGGGATTAAAGGAGTGGGAATATGATTGGTGCTTTTATTAAAAAAGAACTAAAAAGAATGAGTAAAGAAAGAGGTATGTTTTTCTTCCTTATTATTCTACCTATTTTATTTATTGTAATGTTTTCAACCATTTTAGGAAATCAAAACTATACTTTTCAAATTCATTACATAGATCAAGATCACTCCGCTTTATCAAAAGATTTTATTCATCATTTATCTCCTTCTAAAACCTTTGAGCTGGTAAAAGAATCAGACGAAAAAGAAGTACTTGCTCAAATAAAAAAAGGAAAGGATACAAATCTATTAATCATTGATAAAGGATTTGAATCGTCTATCAAATCTGGACAGTCTCCTATTTTACATTTTTACTATGATAAGAACCAAAGTTCGGCTCAAGAGGTTGCTCCTATTAAAACCTTAGTGGAAAACATAATAAATGGCTATAACCAAGCTAAAATCCAGACATTCGTTCAATCTCACTCTAAAAATGTTACAGAGGCTCACTCTGTTTTATCTCCTTCGATCGATTTAAAGTCTAAAGCAGTTTCTGTAAAAAAAGTAAATGCAATTACTAGTATCGTGCCTGGATATACTGTTATGTTTGTATTCTTTATATTGATGAGTATGGCTCGAACCTTTATCAGGGAACGAGACAGTGGAATGTTAGCTCGTTTATATGCAACTTCTATAACCAGGTTTCAATATACGTTCGGAATGTGGATACCTTGTGTTATTGTAGTGCTAATTCAAATAGCTGTCTTATTAGGTTTTGGTTATTTTGCTTATCATTTGAGTTTAGGAAATATCCCTTCTCTAATTGTACTATCTTTCATATTGACCTTAGCTGTTACTACACTTGGGTTAGTGATCTCTTTTTATACAAAGAGTGAACAAATGGCCATAGGCCTTACTCAAATTATCACAATGGGTGGAGCTGCATTAGGTGGACTTTGGGTTCCGTTAGATATTATGCCGAAATCGATTCAAACAATTGCTCATTTCTTACCTCAATATTGGGCACAAACAGGCTTTGTTAATATTATGACAAGAGGGGCTAATTTAGCTGATATATTGCCAACTTTATATTATTTAATTGGATTTAGTATCATTTGTTTTATTTTAGCTTTAGTAGGATTTAAAAACTTCTTTAAGGGAGCTACAAATTAATTATTTTTCCTTTGGTTCCATAAATCACAAAATAACGGGCAATACATATTAAATACATAATATGTATTGCCCGTTTACTTTTTGCTAAAGAATAGCGCCCGATTGTTGAAGATCGTTATTGAAGTAAAGGTTCGAATTAATACAACCCCTAGTTTTTTACACATTTGTAAGGATCAATTCTGATGGATTTCCAGTTTCCTTCAGAATCCTTTTTATATTGAGAAATTAAAACATCTGTATCATTTGTTAATTGATAAAAAATAAATCGATAATAGGCTCCATCCGTACCAAAATAATCAATGGTTTTGACGTAACCATCTTGTTTAGTAGGCAGCTGCTTTTTTATTAACTTGCACCATTCTCCATACATAATACCAACGACTGCTTCCGCATCATGCTGCCAGAGATGATAGGCTGCACATAGGAAGTCCTCTCCGTACAATTTCATCTGGTCAATTTTATACATGTTTTGAACTTTTTTTAATTGGACATAGCCGTAATAATAAGCAAAATAGGTGACGCCTTTTGATGAGCCTTCAATGCTTTCTAGCTCAACGAAATATGGAACAATGCCATTTTCATCAGGAAGTCTGTTCTTCTTAACTAAATTTATATGTCCAATTCCAGCAAACGATTGAAGATATTTATTATAGGATACCCTTTTCTGATAGTCTTTCGTAAAAAAGTTATATGCAATTGGATAGGGCAACCTTGCCATCCCCACAGTTCCGCACCCACCCAACTGGTTTGGAGTGAGGTTTTCTGCCTCTCTTAAAATACTAAAGTAGTTTAAAACAGTTTCATCAGGAGTCCGAGATAATGATGCAGGGAGTATAATTTCTTTGTAGTTTTTATCATAATAAGGATCAAAAAATTGGAAGTTTTTGATAAGGGTATTTTTAATAGGGAGGCTGGAAGGACGAAAGTATTTTTCGGCATCTCTGGTACTAATTAACGAGGTTTGGTTTCGTTCAACTGGTTGTCCAAATGTTTGCGGTTCATATTGAGCTCCCATAACGAGAGTCATTTTTTTTCTGGAATCATGATTGAACGTCCGATTTATCCATTTTGTAAAGTGTTTCAATTAGAAGCCCCCTTTAGGAAGATACTGTTTTACCTTATTCACTTTACTTTTTTAACATTTTAACCATTAGGAATCCAATGACAGCCAGTCCAGCTAATATTGATATAGGTATTAAGATATTTAATATCATACGCTCCCCTTCTATGGTTATATAATCCAATTATTCGATAAAATCCCAAAACGATGTACACACTTCTTCTACAAACCTGCCATTTAACGGATTAACGACCATGATAAAATGGACTTCTGCTGCAGTCCATAAATTCTTCAATGCTTGCGCCCGATTGCTGAATAAATTTAAAAAGTTTTCCTTAGCTATTTGTTCTTTTAGTTTATAAGTAAGGTTAAATAAACAGACAAAGACATTTATGCTGCTAAAAACAACTTTATTAAAATAGAACCTGTCGAAAATCAGACTCTGTGTTCCAAAACTGATATCTTTCCAAATGCAAATTTCACATTTAATTACATCTATCATGCCGTATTTGGACTTATCTTGGACTTATCTCGGACTTACCCCATTTACGGGTGTTAAAGAGAGGGTCTTTACCTTCACTAATGTCCAAAGTAATTGGACAGCCAACTACTAATTATCATAAAAATCCCTATTACAATAACAATTGCAGGGCCCACAATAAAAATTCCAATTAGCAAGGATTTTACAATTAGCCAAACTGTATAAGAAGGTTTTTCTTCATTATTCTCTAACTTTATGTTAATTGACTCTAATGACTGACTTATGTTTTTTAACTCATTTATTATTTGTTTTTCGGTTTCTTTCTCCATGATAAGACACCAATCCTACTATTGTTTTATTCTATCCTAACATTTTTTAGCAAGAGATAGAGATAAATTAACAAAAAAATCCAAAAAATCCATGCAGGATTTTATGCCGTTTTTGAAAGGGATGAATTCGTAAAGCCATAAATTCTGTTATTTCAGTTAAAGCAAAAGTTGTGGAAGTGACGAGAATATATTGAAGTAAAGCAACCCGTTACTTGAATAAGAAAGGTAATTAAAATCAAACCCTGTGTGTAGTCAATAAATACATTCCTAGAAGTATAATCATTACCACCAATACACCTAAAAGAAGACGTTTCATTATAAATCCTCCAATATATAAATCACTATTTTCTACATTTAATAAAAAATTCTAACCTGTCATATTGCTAAAGAAACAAACATCCGTCTATACGGCCCGGGTGTTCAAGTAATGTGCCCGATTGTTAAACAAAACGGAAGTTATTTCTTTACTTTATCGGT
Above is a genomic segment from Neobacillus endophyticus containing:
- a CDS encoding Crp/Fnr family transcriptional regulator; the protein is MISKLNQVIKCFPCLSSIEAKEWNRTDISIVQVPTTPVAFAKGHRLHHAIFILDGCVRIYRVGENGREITLYRVHSGGVCLMMVASVLGDLEYEAYAAIESDVEALIIPAETFRNWIHTYDSLSRFIYGLFIRKMSTVTQLVEEIAFKGIDDRIADYLIKHTSQYSDEIIITHERLSIELGTAREVVSRTLKQFEKEGFLTLHRGKIINIQRKDLQQKFSRFL
- a CDS encoding HAD-IA family hydrolase, with protein sequence MYNHIIWDFDGTLFDTYPVMAKIFKEALKEKEIEEPLEEIVKQMKVSASSALRYYEKKYHIDNDFITKYKKRKKEAELELSRPYEGIKEICTYIHSTNRKNYLLTHRGESSIQLLKKYDLYDFFSDFITSKQGFERKPSPNAINYLINKYNMIHSESIMIGDRDLDLLSGKNAGISACYFTEGNDKNNYADYTINSFEQLYSIV
- a CDS encoding SunI/YnzG family protein, producing MLGIDIEKVGSELVIRHQLTKVEIPINDIVNVTSDDTYAGKEKDAIRIGSPYGTTDRIAIQTKTNNYLLFTTNYTSIMNKIKSAIAEN
- a CDS encoding ABC transporter ATP-binding protein, translated to MLEIKNVSKTYDKNTALQNVNFTIPSGVCFGLIGPNGAGKSTLMKILAGIIEKYEGDVTFLGDEIKTNSHKIKKQIGYIPQDIVLNETLTAIDNLEFFGSVNGLSSKEAKIKALKVLDLVGLKDRGKEAVKTYSGGMKRRINIGCALMHNPKFIIMDEPTVGVDPQSRNYIFEIIHKLKTQNITVLYSSHYMEEIEHLCEYIALIDKGTVLENGSVQEVLHKYSTPSVYVEGETITEEMFTSLGNVYLKGNGIVVENDEALTLLEKVTNLLKEHQLEVNRLEIAKPNLEDIFLKLTGTSLRD
- a CDS encoding ABC transporter permease; translation: MIGAFIKKELKRMSKERGMFFFLIILPILFIVMFSTILGNQNYTFQIHYIDQDHSALSKDFIHHLSPSKTFELVKESDEKEVLAQIKKGKDTNLLIIDKGFESSIKSGQSPILHFYYDKNQSSAQEVAPIKTLVENIINGYNQAKIQTFVQSHSKNVTEAHSVLSPSIDLKSKAVSVKKVNAITSIVPGYTVMFVFFILMSMARTFIRERDSGMLARLYATSITRFQYTFGMWIPCVIVVLIQIAVLLGFGYFAYHLSLGNIPSLIVLSFILTLAVTTLGLVISFYTKSEQMAIGLTQIITMGGAALGGLWVPLDIMPKSIQTIAHFLPQYWAQTGFVNIMTRGANLADILPTLYYLIGFSIICFILALVGFKNFFKGATN